One stretch of Microcebus murinus isolate Inina chromosome 12, M.murinus_Inina_mat1.0, whole genome shotgun sequence DNA includes these proteins:
- the MRPL20 gene encoding LOW QUALITY PROTEIN: large ribosomal subunit protein bL20m (The sequence of the model RefSeq protein was modified relative to this genomic sequence to represent the inferred CDS: inserted 1 base in 1 codon; substituted 4 bases at 4 genomic stop codons) yields the protein MVFPMVXLCLRNHLTYHYWCIXKVLKYAQHFSGRKNCCHRLAIRVVTRAFVKCTKVQRLKKRNMRSLXINQMTTDSXELGLKYPVFSVNLXCQMELNRKVLADLAIFEPKTFKSLAASTKRIGQEGFPAALGNGKKPEGIYSRALQYQ from the exons ATGGTCTTCCCCATGGTGTAGCTCTGTCTGAGGAACCACCTTACCTACCACTACTGGTGCATCTAGAAGGTACTGAAGTACGCCCAGCACTTCAGTGGAAGGAAGAATTGCTGTCACAGGTTGGCCATAAGAGTTGTGACTAGAGCCTTTGTGAAATGCACCAAAGTCCAAAGACTGAAGAAGAGGAACATGAGGTCACTCTAAATTAATCAAATGACAACTGACTCCTAGGAACTTGGCCTTAAGTACCCAGTGTTCAGTGTCAATT ATTGTCAGATGGAGCTCAACAGGAAAGTACTTGCAGATCTAGCCATCTTTGAACCAAAGACTTTTAAATCTTTGGCTGCTTCGACCAAGAGGATAGGGCAAGAAGGATTTCCTGCTGCCTTGGGGAACGGGAAGAAGCCTGAAGGCATATATTCCAGAGCGCTGCAGTACCAGTAA